In Aegilops tauschii subsp. strangulata cultivar AL8/78 chromosome 3, Aet v6.0, whole genome shotgun sequence, one genomic interval encodes:
- the LOC109760971 gene encoding uncharacterized protein, giving the protein MAYKKLSDLTTRGQNWNIQVKVIRMWDSVNPTTDELISLDMILMDEQGETIHATIWKNLIDTFRSKINEKSIYAFSNFKVVESTKYRPVSNEIKIFFTYNTKVKEIKGSSEVFPEYCFEFATMDTLEERAEKDTQCSDVIGLLTQMKPVETRITKRNPQPSYIREIEILMPEGDKIKITLLGKFAYFLTEDVIGSQTVLIITSMMVQRFSGLCLKSTSATRIYIDLDIPETQELLDRNSAEETLPKMGSIDRSNQGTLEEHMFYRRRTLEELTTMRHGNQSDQDGKSEEAPKIIQQLCGKRLIFRFKLNDNNLTFGTQNYAVKRTFVPDDRLEMLYLDNKAEEELMDDEVDTVLMKKQNMPDRKSQNNNV; this is encoded by the exons ATGGCATACAAGAAGTTGAGCGACTTAACTACAAGGGGACAGAATTGGAATATTCAAGTGAAAGTAATAAGAATGTGGGATTCAGTGAATCCTACGACCGATGAGCTTATTAGCCTAGATATGATACTGATGGATGAGCAG GGTGAAACAATCCATGCTACTATCTGGAAGAATCTTATAGACACTTTTAGATCAAAGATCAATGAAAAGTCTATTTATGCATTCAGCAATTTTAAGGTCGTGGAATCCACAAAATATAGGCCAGTGAGCAATGAAATTAAAATATTTTTTACATACAATACAAAGGTAAAGGAAATAAAAGGATCTTCGGAAGTTTTCCCGGAATATTGCTTCGAGTTTGCTACCATGGACACACTAGAAGAAAGGGCGGAAAAAGATACACAATGCTCAG ATGTCATTGGACTACTAACTCAAATGAAGCCAGTGGAGACAAGAATAACAAAAAGGAACCCACAACCTTCATATATCCGTGAGATTGAAATCCTAATGCCAGA GGGTGATAAAATCAAAATCACGTTGCTGGGAAAGTTTGCTTATTTTTTGACCGAGGATGTAATCGGCAGCCAAACTGTCCTTATTATCACATCAATGATGGTGCAGAGATTCAGTG GTTTGTGCCTAAAGTCAACGAGTGCCACAAGGATATATATAGATCTGGATATACCAGAAACACAAGAACTTCTTGATAG GAACTCAGCCGAAGAAACCTTACCAAAGATGGGCAGTATAGATAGAAGTAATCAAGGAACACTAGAAGAACATATGTTTTATAGGAGGAGAACATTAGAAGAACTTACTACAATGAGGCACGGAAACCAGTCAGATCAG GATGGGAAATCGGAAGAAGCGCCAAAGATTATTCAACAATTATGTGGCAAAAGACTCATATTTAGATTCAAGCTCAATGATAATAATCTCACATTTGGCACACAAAACTATGCCGTAAAAAGAACATTTGTGCCTGATGATAGGCTTGAGATGCTCTATTTGGACAATAAAGCTGAGGAG GAATTGATGGATGATGAGGTGGACACTgtgttaatgaagaagcaaaacATGCCAGATAGAAAG TCACAGAATAATAATGTTTAA